One region of Glycine max cultivar Williams 82 chromosome 9, Glycine_max_v4.0, whole genome shotgun sequence genomic DNA includes:
- the LOC100801803 gene encoding cleavage and polyadenylation specificity factor subunit 1 isoform X2, with product MINLRDLDMRHVKDFTFVYGYIEPVMVILHERELTWAGRVSWTHHTCMISALSISTTLKQHPLIWSAVNLPHDAYKLLAVPSPIGGVLVIGANTIHYHSQSASCALALNNYAVTLDSSQEIPRSSFNVELDAANATWLLSDVALLSTKTGELLLLMLVYDGRVVQRLDLSKSKASVLSSGITTIGNSLFFLASRLGDSMLVQFSCGSGVSMMSSNLKEEVGDIEVDAPSKRLRRSPSDALQDMVSGEELSLYGSATNRTESAQKSFSFAVRDSLINVGPLKDFSYGLRINADANATGIAKQSNYELVCCSGHGKNGSLCVLRQSIRPEVITEVELPGCKGIWTVYHKSTRSHNADSSKMADDDDEYHAYLIISLEARTMVLETADLLSEVTESVDYYVQGKTLAAGNLFGRRRVIQVYERGARILDGSFMTQDVSFGASNSESGSASESAIALSVSIADPFVLLRMSDGSIRLLIGDPSTCTISVTSPASFESSKGSVSSCTLYHDKGPEPWLRKTSTDAWLSTGVGEAIDGTDGAAQDHGDIYCVVCFDNGNLEIFDIPNFNCVFSVENFMSGKSHLVDALMKEVLKDSKQGDRDGVVNQGRKDNIPNMKVVELAMQRWSGQHSRPFLFGILSDGTILCYHAYLYESPDGTSKVEDSASAGGSIGLSSTNVSRLRNLRFVRVPLDAYPREDTSNGSPCQQITIFKNIGSYQGFFLSGSRPAWVMVLRERLRVHPQLCDGSIVAFTVLHNVNCNHGLIYVTSQGVLKICQLPSGSNYDSYWPVQKIPLKATPHQVTYFAEKNLYPLIVSFPVLKPLNQVISLVDQDFNHQNESQNMNPDEQNRFYPIDEFEVRIMEPEKSGGPWQTKATIPMQSSENALTVRMVTLLNTTSKENETLLAIGTAYVQGEDVAARGRILLFSLGKITDNPQTLVSEVYSKELKGAISALASLQGHLLIASGPKIILHKWNGTELNGIAFFDAPPLHVVSLNIVKNFILIGDIHKSIYFLSWKEQGAQLSLLAKDFGSLDCFATEFLIDGSTLSLMVSDDNRNIQIFYYAPKMSESWKGQKLLSRAEFHVGAHVTKFLRLQMLSTSDRAGSVPGSDKTNRFALLFGTLDGSIGCIAPLDEITFRRLQSLQRKLVDAVPHVAGLNPRAFRLFRSNGKAHRPGPDSIVDCELLCHYEMLPLEEQLEIANQIGTTRSQILSNLSDLSLGTSFL from the exons ATGATAAACCTACGTGACTTGGATATGAGGCATGTAAAAGATTTTACGTTTGTTTATG GCTATATTGAACCTGTAATGGTGATTTTGCATGAACGTGAGCTCACTTGGGCTGGGCGTGTCTCATGGACGCATCACACTTGCATGATATCAGCACTTAGTATCAGCACAACTTTGAAGCAGCATCCACTTATTTGGTCAGCTGTT AATCTTCCCCATGATGCATACAAGCTTCTTGCGGTGCCATCGCCAATAGGTGGCGTTCTTGTAATTGGTGCTAACACTATTCATTATCACAGTCAG TCTGCTTCTTGTGCATTGGCCTTGAACAACTATGCTGTTACACTTGACAGTAG TCAAGAGATACCAAGATCAAGTTTCAATGTTGAGCTTGATGCTGCCAATGCAACTTGGTTGTTGAGTGATGTGGCCTTGCTGTCAACAAAAACTGGCGAACTGCTATTGCTTATGCTTGTTTATGATGGAAG ggTTGTACAGAGACTTGATCTTTCCAAGTCAAAAGCTTCAGTTCTGTCATCT GGTATTACAACAATTGGAAATTCTCTGTTTTTCCTCGCCAGTCGGTTAGGGGACAGTATGCTGGTGCAATTTTCTTGTGGATCAGGTGTTTCCATGATGTCATCCAATCTAAAAGAAGAG GTTGGTGATATTGAAGTAGATGCTCCATCAAAGAGATTGCGGAGGTCACCTTCTGATGCTTTGCAAGATATGGTTAGTGGTGAGGAGCTCTCCTTGTATGGGTCTGCTACAAATAGAACAGAATCAGCACAG AAATCCTTCTCGTTTGCAGTGAGGGATTCATTGATTAACGTTGGTCCTTTGAAAGATTTCTCATATGGTTTAAGAATAAATGCTGATGCAAATGCTACAGGGATAGCCAAACAGAGTAACTATGAATTG GTGTGCTGTTCTGGTCATGGAAAGAATGGTTCTCTGTGTGTTCTGCGGCAATCAATTCGCCCAGAAGTGATTACTGAG GTTGAACTTCCTGGTTGCAAAGGAATTTGGACTGTGTATCATAAGAGCACACGTTCTCATAATGCTGATTCTTCTAAGATGGCTGATGACGACGATGAGTATCATGCTTACCTTATTATTAGCTTGGAGGCTCGAACTATG GTACTAGAAACTGCTGATCTTCTTAGTGAGGTTACTGAAAGTGTGGACTATTATGTTCAAGGAAAAACACTTGCTGCAGGGAATTTATTTGGAAG GCGTCGAGTTATCCAAGTCTATGAACGTGGTGCTCGAATTCTAGATGGTTCTTTTATGACCCAAGACGTAAGCTTTGGAGCTTCTAACTCAGAATCTGGTTCTGCATCTGAGAGTGCTATAGCACTTTCTGTTTCTATAGCTGATCCATTTGTCTTACTCAGAATGAGTGATGGAAGTATTCGACTTCTGATTGGAG ATCCTAGTACCTGCACTATTTCTGTCACTTCTCCAGCTTCATTTGAGAGCTCCAAGGGATCAGTTTCTTCATGTACACTGTACCATGATAAAGGACCCGAGCCTTGGCTGAGGAAAACAAGTACTGATGCATGGCTTTCTACTGGTGTTGGTGAGGCTATTGATGGCACTGATGGTGCTGCTCAGGACCATGGGGATATTTATTGTGTTGTTTGTTTTGATAATGGTAACCTTGAAATATTTGATATCCCCAATTTCAATTGTGTCTTTTCTGTGGAAAATTTTATGTCTGGAAAGAGCCATCTTGTTGATGCTCTGATGAAAGAGGTACTAAAAGATTCTAAACAAGGGGATCGGGATGGAGTGGTCAACCAAGGGAGGAAGGATAATATACCGAATATGAAGGTTGTAGAGTTGGCCATGCAGAGATGGTCTGGGCAGCATAGCCGTCCATTTCTTTTTGGGATTTTGAGTGATGGAACTATTCTTTGTTACCATGCTTACCTTTATGAAAGTCCAGATGGTACTTCTAAAGTTGAGGATTCCGCATCAGCTGGAGGATCCATTGGCCTTAGTAGTACCAATGTTTCCAGGCTTAGAAATTTGAGATTTGTTCGTGTGCCCTTGGATGCATATCCCAGGGAGGATACCTCAAATGGATCACCTTGTCAACAAATTACTATTTTCAAGAATATTGGTAGTTATCAGGGATTCTTCCTATCAGGGTCAAGACCAGCATGGGTTATGGTGTTGAGGGAACGACTTCGTGTTCATCCACAG CTATGTGATGGATCTATTGTTGCTTTTACCGTCCTTCACAACGTGAACTGCAATCATGGACTTATATATGTTACATCACAG GGTGTTTTGAAGATATGTCAGTTGCCTTCTGGCTCAAACTATGACAGCTACTGGCCTGTACAAAAA ATTCCACTAAAAGCCACACCACACCAAGTAACATACTTTGCGGAGAAGAACTTATATCCACTTATTGTCTCATTCCct GTTCTTAAGCCACTAAATCAAGTTATTTCTCTGGTTGACCAAGATTTCAACCATCAAAATGAGAGTCAGAATATGAATCCTGATGAGCAAAACCGCTTTTATCCTATTGATGAATTTGAGGTTCGTATTATGGAGCCAGAAAAGTCTGGTGGCCCTTGGCAAACAAAGGCAACAATACCTATGCAAAGTTCTGAAAATGCCCTTACTGTGAGGATGGTTACTTTACTG AATACAacctcaaaagaaaatgaaacactTTTAGCCATTGGTACTGCTTATGTGCAAGGAGAGGATGTTGCTGCAAGAGGACGTATCCTCTTGTTCTCTTTGGGGAAAATTACTGATAATCCACAAACTCTG GTTTCAGAGGTGTACTCTAAGGAATTAAAAGGTGCTATATCTGCCTTGGCCTCACTTCAAGGCCATCTATTAATAGCATCTGGTCCAAAAATTATTCTGCACAAGTGGAATGGCACTGAGTTGAATGGTATTGCATTTTTTGACGCACCGCCATTACATGTTGTGAGCTTAAACATT GTAAAGAACTTCATCCTTATTGGCGATATCCATAAAAGCATATACTTTCTTAGTTGGAAAGAGCAGGGTGCTCAATTGAGCTTATTAGCCAAGGATTTTGGTTCTCTCGATTGTTTTGCGacggaatttttgattgatggaAGTACTCTTAGTCTCATGGTTTCAGATGATAATAGAAACATCCAG ATTTTTTACTATGCACCAAAGATGTCTGAGAGTTGGAAAGGACAGAAGCTTCTTTCAAGAGCTGAATTTCATGTTGGTGCCCATGTGACTAAATTCTTAAGGTTGCAAATGCTATCCACTTCGGATAGAGCTGGTTCAGTTCCAGGCTCAGATAAAACCAATCGTTTTGCCTTATTATTTGGTACCTTGGATGGAAGTATTGGTTGCATTGCACCTCTTGATGAAATCACATTTCGCAGACTGCAGTCTTTGCAGAGAAAACTTGTTGATGCTGTACCCCATGTTGCTGGCCTGAACCCCAGAGCTTTCAGATTATTTCGGTCAAATGGAAAGGCCCATCGGCCAGGCCCTGACAGTATAGTTGATTGCGAGCTGCTATGCCA TTATGAAATGCTTCCATTGGAGGAACAGCTTGAAATTGCTAACCAGATTGGAACAACTCGATCACAAATTCTGTCAAATCTAAGCGATCTGTCTCTTGGAACAAGCTTCTTGTGA